The Ensifer canadensis genome has a segment encoding these proteins:
- a CDS encoding hybrid-cluster NAD(P)-dependent oxidoreductase gives MDTKSSFSPVGRLEPDNLWSRDRDEDLVCVDVHQETHDVKTFTFASPEGKRFAFEAGQYFLFDLDVDGEPESRCYSISSSPKRSNAFSVTVKRVAGGKISNWLHDKLVVNAKVKANGPLGHFVRPNGRKYLFLSGGSGITPVMAMVRELADTCEPADVVFMHAARTPKDLIFRDELANLANRVKGLRLQFLPEVVSGEANWHGLTGRISAAYMQLAVPDVAERIIMCCGPAPFMAAARAITAELGVQASNYIEESFDAAVIDDVDIPNVEQPATRTFQVEFSKQARKIEVAGEQTVLACAKKAGVKLPSSCSNGVCGTCKSKLVSGSVEMNHNGGIRQREIDAGLFLPCCSKPLSDLVIDR, from the coding sequence ATGGATACTAAGAGCTCCTTTTCTCCGGTCGGGCGTCTTGAGCCTGACAACTTGTGGAGCCGCGACAGGGATGAAGATCTGGTCTGCGTGGATGTCCATCAGGAAACGCACGACGTGAAGACCTTCACCTTTGCGTCTCCCGAGGGCAAACGTTTTGCCTTCGAAGCCGGTCAATATTTCCTGTTCGACCTCGATGTTGATGGCGAGCCGGAAAGCCGGTGCTACAGCATATCGTCGTCCCCGAAGCGCAGCAATGCGTTCTCGGTCACGGTCAAACGCGTCGCCGGCGGCAAGATATCGAACTGGCTTCATGACAAGCTCGTCGTCAACGCCAAGGTCAAGGCAAACGGTCCTCTCGGCCACTTCGTTCGGCCGAACGGCCGGAAGTATCTGTTTCTGTCCGGAGGATCAGGGATTACCCCGGTCATGGCGATGGTCCGCGAGTTGGCAGACACGTGCGAACCCGCCGATGTTGTCTTCATGCACGCGGCGCGGACCCCGAAGGACCTCATCTTTCGCGACGAACTCGCCAATCTGGCCAACCGAGTGAAGGGCCTGCGACTGCAGTTTCTGCCGGAAGTCGTTTCCGGTGAGGCCAATTGGCACGGTCTGACGGGACGCATATCGGCTGCATATATGCAACTCGCGGTTCCCGACGTCGCTGAACGCATCATCATGTGCTGCGGCCCTGCGCCGTTCATGGCGGCGGCGCGCGCGATCACGGCCGAACTGGGCGTTCAGGCGTCCAACTATATCGAGGAGAGCTTCGATGCAGCGGTGATCGACGACGTGGATATTCCTAACGTCGAACAGCCCGCCACCCGAACATTCCAGGTCGAATTTTCCAAACAGGCTCGCAAGATCGAGGTTGCAGGTGAGCAGACCGTGCTCGCCTGCGCAAAAAAGGCAGGAGTAAAGCTTCCCTCATCCTGTTCGAATGGCGTTTGCGGCACATGCAAGTCGAAACTGGTATCCGGCTCGGTCGAGATGAACCACAATGGCGGCATCCGGCAACGAGAGATAGATGCCGGACTCTTTCTGCCGTGCTGTTCGAAGCCGCTGAGCGATCTCGTCATCGATCGCTAG